From the genome of Populus alba chromosome 10, ASM523922v2, whole genome shotgun sequence, one region includes:
- the LOC118046380 gene encoding homeobox-leucine zipper protein HOX3, which produces MAVSRSSSSSLELTMSTPGFVSSPSFPSSVKDLDINQVPSGAAEEEWISAGMEDEEESTDGAPPRKKLRLSKEQSRLLEESFRQHHSLNPRQKEALALQLKLRPRQVEVWFQNRRARSKLKQTEMECEYLKRWFGSLTEQNRRLQREVEELRALKVGPPTVISPHSCEPLPASTLTMCPRCERVTTTGVDKGSTKTTRTAVANPTIAATLSSENGAPALQSRQSC; this is translated from the exons ATGGCCGTTTCACGCTCAAGCTCTTCTAGCTTGGAGCTGACCATGTCCACGCCTGGTTTcgtttcttctccttcttttcctTCATCTG TGAAAGATTTGGACATAAACCAAGTACCATCAGgagcagcagaagaagaatGGATCTCTGCAGGCATGGAGGATGAAGAGGAAAGCACTGATGGAGCCCCACCTCGCAAAAAACTCCGTCTCTCTAAAGAACAGTCTCGCCTCCTTGAAGAAAGTTTCAGGCAACATCACTCCTTGAACCCC AGACAGAAAGAAGCATTAGCTTTGCAGTTGAAGCTGAGGCCTAGACAAGTTGAGGTGTGGTTTCAAAACCGCAGGGCCAG GAGCAAACTTAAGCAGACAGAGATGGAGTGCGAGTACTTGAAGAGATGGTTTGGTTCATTAACAGAGCAGAACAGGAGGCTGCAAAGAGAAGTAGAGGAGCTTAGGGCATTAAAGGTGGGTCCACCAACCGTGATATCTCCTCACAGTTGTGAACCTCTCCCAGCATCCACGCTTACAATGTGTCCGCGTTGCGAGCGTGTGACAACCACCGGCGTGGACAAGGGCTCCACCAAAACCACACGTACTGCTGTGGCCAACCCAACAATAGCCGCCACCTTGTCCTCTGAAAATGGAGCACCCGCACTCCAATCTCGGCAATCTTGCTAG